A part of Escherichia marmotae genomic DNA contains:
- the erpA gene encoding iron-sulfur cluster insertion protein ErpA, which produces MSDDVALPLEFTDAAANKVKSLIADEDNPNLKLRVYITGGGCSGFQYGFTFDDQVNEGDMTIEKQGVGLVVDPMSLQYLVGGSVDYTEGLEGSRFIVTNPNAKSTCGCGSSFSI; this is translated from the coding sequence ATGAGTGATGACGTAGCACTGCCGCTGGAATTTACCGACGCAGCAGCCAACAAAGTTAAAAGCCTGATCGCTGATGAAGATAACCCGAATCTGAAGTTACGCGTGTATATCACTGGTGGCGGTTGCAGCGGCTTCCAGTATGGTTTCACCTTTGATGATCAGGTGAACGAAGGCGATATGACTATCGAAAAACAGGGTGTAGGCCTGGTGGTTGACCCGATGAGTCTGCAATACCTGGTCGGCGGTTCCGTTGACTATACCGAAGGTCTGGAAGGTTCACGTTTCATCGTGACCAACCCGAACGCGAAAAGCACCTGCGGTTGCGGTTCTTCCTTCAGCATCTAA
- the yadW gene encoding small protein YadW, translated as MALIIGLEFAQLPMSFGAKYE; from the coding sequence ATGGCGCTTATTATTGGGTTAGAATTTGCCCAATTGCCGATGTCGTTTGGAGCAAAATATGAGTGA
- a CDS encoding TRIC cation channel family protein yields the protein MLVYWLDIVGTAVFAISGVLLAGKLRMDPFGVLVLGVVTAVGGGTIRDMTLDHGPVFWVKDPTDLVVAMVTSMLTIVLVRQPRRLPKWMLPVLDAVGLAVFVGIGVNKAFNAEAGPLIAVCMGVITGVGGGIIRDVLAREIPMILRTEIYATACIIGGIVHATAHYTFSVPLETASMMGMVVTLLIRLAAIRWHLKLPTFALDDNGR from the coding sequence ATGCTCGTCTATTGGCTGGATATAGTCGGCACAGCGGTATTTGCCATCTCCGGCGTTTTGCTAGCCGGAAAATTGCGTATGGATCCTTTTGGCGTCCTGGTTCTGGGCGTGGTTACCGCAGTAGGTGGCGGGACAATTCGCGACATGACGCTGGATCACGGTCCGGTATTTTGGGTGAAAGATCCCACAGACTTGGTCGTCGCGATGGTGACCAGTATGTTGACTATCGTTCTGGTACGCCAGCCAAGACGCTTACCAAAATGGATGCTGCCTGTGCTTGACGCGGTTGGCCTGGCGGTGTTTGTTGGTATTGGTGTCAACAAAGCCTTTAATGCGGAAGCAGGCCCACTGATTGCCGTTTGTATGGGTGTGATCACCGGCGTTGGCGGCGGGATCATCCGGGATGTACTGGCGCGTGAAATCCCGATGATATTACGCACAGAAATCTACGCGACGGCCTGCATTATCGGCGGTATTGTCCACGCTACAGCCCATTACACGTTCTCCGTACCGCTGGAAACAGCCAGTATGATGGGGATGGTTGTAACGCTATTGATTCGGCTGGCAGCTATCCGTTGGCATCTTAAACTACCGACGTTTGCACTGGATGATAATGGACGTTGA
- the btuF gene encoding vitamin B12 ABC transporter substrate-binding protein BtuF — protein sequence MAKSLFRVLVALSFLAPLWLNAAPRVITLSPANTELAFAAGITPVGVSSYSDYPPEARKIEQVSTWQGMNLERIVALKPDLVIAWRGGNAERQVDQLISLGIKVMWVDATSIEQIADALRQLAPWSPKPDKAGQAAQTLLEQYAQLKAQYADKPKKRVFLQFGINPPFTSGKESIQNQVLEVCGGENIFKDSRVPWPQVSREQVLARAPQAIVITGGADKIPKIKQYWGEQLKIPVIPLTSDWFERASPRIILAAQQLCNALSQVD from the coding sequence ATGGCTAAGTCACTGTTCAGGGTGCTGGTCGCCCTGTCTTTTCTCGCGCCGCTGTGGCTCAACGCCGCGCCGCGCGTTATCACTCTTTCTCCCGCCAACACTGAACTTGCCTTTGCCGCCGGGATCACCCCGGTAGGGGTCAGCAGTTATTCCGACTATCCACCAGAAGCCCGGAAGATTGAGCAGGTTTCCACCTGGCAGGGGATGAATCTGGAGCGCATCGTGGCGCTGAAGCCCGATCTGGTGATTGCCTGGCGCGGGGGCAATGCCGAGCGGCAGGTTGACCAACTGATTTCGCTGGGAATAAAAGTGATGTGGGTCGATGCGACAAGCATTGAACAAATTGCTGATGCGCTACGCCAACTGGCACCCTGGAGCCCGAAGCCAGACAAAGCCGGGCAAGCCGCGCAAACCTTACTGGAACAGTATGCGCAACTGAAAGCGCAATATGCTGATAAACCTAAAAAACGTGTTTTCTTACAATTCGGCATTAATCCGCCGTTCACCAGCGGAAAAGAGTCGATTCAGAACCAGGTGCTGGAAGTTTGCGGCGGAGAAAACATCTTTAAAGACAGCCGGGTTCCCTGGCCGCAGGTTAGCCGCGAACAGGTATTAGCACGCGCCCCACAGGCTATTGTCATCACGGGCGGAGCGGATAAAATTCCTAAAATAAAGCAATACTGGGGCGAACAGCTCAAAATTCCCGTTATTCCTCTCACGAGCGACTGGTTTGAACGCGCAAGCCCACGTATTATCCTCGCTGCACAACAACTCTGTAATGCGCTTTCACAGGTGGATTAG
- the mtnN gene encoding 5'-methylthioadenosine/S-adenosylhomocysteine nucleosidase, which produces MKIGIIGAMEEEVTLLRDKIENRQTLRLGGCEIYTGQLNGTEVALLKSGIGKVAAALGATLLLEHCKPDVIINTGSAGGLASTLKVGDIVVSDETRYHDADVTAFGYEYGQLPGCPAGFKADDKLIAAAESCIAELNLNAVRGLIVSGDAFINGSVALAKIRHNFPQAIAVEMEATAIAHVCHNFNVPFVVVRAISDVADQQSHLSFDEFLAVAAKQSSLMVESLVQKLTHG; this is translated from the coding sequence ATGAAAATCGGCATCATTGGTGCAATGGAAGAAGAAGTTACGCTGCTGCGTGACAAAATCGAAAACCGTCAAACTCTCCGCCTGGGTGGCTGTGAAATCTACACGGGTCAACTGAACGGAACCGAGGTTGCGCTTCTGAAATCGGGTATCGGTAAAGTCGCTGCGGCGCTGGGTGCGACTCTACTGCTGGAGCACTGCAAGCCAGATGTGATTATTAACACCGGTTCTGCGGGGGGGCTGGCATCAACGCTGAAAGTAGGCGATATCGTTGTCTCTGACGAAACACGTTATCACGACGCCGACGTGACGGCATTTGGCTACGAATACGGTCAGCTACCTGGCTGCCCGGCAGGCTTCAAAGCTGATGATAAATTGATCGCGGCTGCCGAGTCCTGCATTGCCGAACTGAATCTTAACGCCGTGCGCGGTCTGATTGTCAGTGGTGACGCTTTCATCAACGGCTCCGTTGCTCTGGCGAAAATCCGTCACAACTTCCCGCAAGCCATTGCGGTAGAGATGGAAGCGACGGCTATCGCTCATGTCTGCCACAATTTTAACGTACCGTTTGTGGTGGTACGCGCCATCTCTGACGTGGCCGATCAGCAGTCTCATCTCAGCTTCGACGAATTTCTGGCCGTTGCAGCCAAACAGTCCAGCCTGATGGTTGAGTCACTGGTGCAGAAACTGACTCATGGCTAA